The proteins below are encoded in one region of Clostridium estertheticum:
- a CDS encoding MucBP domain-containing protein, which translates to MNKLKGFLALILMLTMGSISGGAVELDKYSVPDFSIMIGTKLYTLDYANDQKKEMEITKAITENVGDIYIKTTGSEWTNNSSGKVVEVSIINKLEVKTFNGVDVVAPPTQGTEGSIVFKAVDVDTDLQLMDSVSRKGKVGSECVGYISVIEGYDFVLADTTFTGKFTNLDQIVTLKYRKKKIVVNNPPSTKITGLTAGLTFKQGERIYMLVEAVDEDKETTNVRVDVDGSQVGNSDARCYVLLNTETLGGHIVRINSRDKQGVEGEQQTLTYLVR; encoded by the coding sequence ATGAATAAACTCAAAGGATTTTTAGCCTTGATTCTAATGCTTACTATGGGAAGCATCTCTGGAGGGGCAGTTGAACTGGACAAATATTCAGTGCCCGATTTTTCTATTATGATTGGGACTAAACTTTATACATTAGACTATGCTAATGACCAAAAGAAAGAAATGGAAATAACAAAGGCTATCACAGAAAATGTAGGAGATATATATATAAAAACTACAGGCAGCGAGTGGACAAATAATTCATCGGGAAAGGTAGTCGAAGTTAGTATAATAAACAAATTAGAAGTTAAAACGTTCAATGGTGTTGATGTTGTAGCGCCTCCTACACAAGGTACAGAGGGAAGTATAGTATTTAAGGCAGTAGATGTTGATACTGATTTACAATTAATGGATTCAGTTTCTAGAAAAGGTAAGGTCGGCAGTGAGTGCGTAGGTTACATAAGTGTAATTGAAGGGTATGATTTTGTTTTAGCAGATACTACTTTTACCGGTAAATTTACGAACTTAGATCAAATTGTTACGCTCAAATATAGGAAGAAAAAAATAGTTGTGAATAATCCACCTAGTACTAAGATTACGGGGTTAACAGCTGGATTAACGTTTAAACAAGGTGAACGTATATATATGTTAGTAGAGGCAGTAGATGAAGATAAAGAAACAACAAATGTAAGAGTAGATGTGGATGGGTCACAAGTAGGAAATTCTGACGCCCGGTGCTACGTGTTATTAAATACAGAAACTTTAGGGGGACATATCGTAAGAATAAACTCTAGAGATAAACAAGGGGTAGAGGGAGAGCAGCAAACGCTTACCTATCTTGTTAGGTAA